The Devosia sp. 1566 sequence GCTACAATCTCAGGACTTTCAAATGATTAACGGCACCGTTAAATTCTTCAATGCCACTAAGGGCTTTGGCTTCATCTCCCCTGAAGGCGGCGAGAAGGACGCGTTCGTTCATATCTCCGCTGTCGAGCGTTCGGGCCTGAATGGTCTCTACGAGAACGATAAGGTAACCTACGAACTCGAGACCGGCCGTGATGGCAAGATTTCGGCGACCAATCTGACCCTCGTCTAAGCGACTTCAGCCGGGCCAAGGCCCGGCTCCTGCCTCCCATTTTGGTCGAGGCACACCATCCGAAGCAATCCGCGACTTACAGCTGGAACTTCGAACACTCATCTCCACTAGTCTTGCTGCCGGTGCCCCTTTTGGGGGCATGCCGTGCATGCATGATGTCGTCCACAAGGACCTTCACCATGAGCAACTTCAACTATGGCGCCCGGGCAGAGCTGTTCGCCAGCCGCCGGTACGCAAAAAACAATCAAACCCAGTATCGCCGGTTCAATACGGCCGCCGAAGCGGTGCGTTTCGTCATAGAGGATTTGCCGACAGCTGCACGAGCCGGGTCCTACCTCGAGGTCGACGAGCAAAGGTATGAAGGCGGGTCCATCAAGGAACTATACGATGCGGAAGCCTATCCTCTCGAGCGAACCTTCGCTTGAGGTCGCTCCGGTGGACCTGCCGCTTAGGTCTTCGTGAATAGGTCAGGAACATTTTATGTCAGATCAGACCACCAGCCGAACGATCACCTTCCGCTTCCCCTTTACGCTCCCCGGCATGACAGAGCCTCATGCTCCCGGAACATTCGAAGTCATCACGGACGAGGAACAGCTCGACGTCATGTGGGACGCACGTCGCTCGAGCACACGCGTGATGCTGGTCTATCCTGGACGTATCGAGGCATTTCCGGTGAGGGCAAGTGACCTGGAGGAAGCCATCGCACTAGATAGGGAAGGTAAGGCCTGAACAAGAATACCCAAAACGGTGGAATTGGCGACCGCATGATCTTGGCAAACCGAGAACACTCGGGCCCAAGTTGGTCGAGGCGAAGGGATACGCTTCCAAGGAACATGCGGTCACCAGTGTCACCTTCAGGAGGATTCCGAATTGCAAAACTATCCCGCGGATCAAGACGTCGTCTCGAAGCTGGAAAAACTGCGTGAAGCGTTGCCCACCTGGGTGATCAGCACAGTAGAACTAGTCGAGCTAGCGGAAAATGCAGAGCGCGCTGCCGTGCACTCCAACCCCGAAACACTGGACCGCTCGCGTAAGCTCATCGTTGAAGTTGCTGAGTGGCAGCAAAAATTGATTGATTGGCAGGGCTGAACCTGTCCCCTCGGCTCAAGGCTGAGCTGCGCATCCTCAAGGCGACGCTGGATGCCTCTATGGATGAGGCCAATGCGGCTGCCGCTGAGTTGAACGTGTAGGCCCCAAGGCACTACTTGGACTCAGCAGTGATCTCGCCAATGGCGCGGCCTGCTGCGGTGATGGACAGCACACCGAAGCGACGAGCCGGGCACAGTTTTCAATGTCTGTCAGGCTGACCACCAAGGTTGCCTGCTGTCATCAGCAAGCGAGAGTGCTCGCTATGTGGTTCAGGATGGCGCATGATTTTCCATCTGCCGGCATTCCGAACACAGCTTTGGCTAGCTGCATCAAAGCCAGATAGAGGTGCTCCTTGCATTCGACCTACCGCGGCCACGCTGTCGTGCTTACCAAGGATGCCGGCTTCACAGCCCACATCATCGAGCAGTCGAGCTTAAACCCCTTTCCGACAAGTGTGTGGGCCAGCGAGATAGAGGGCAAAGAGGTCTGTCATGCGCGCGCAAGAGCTCTGGTTGACCTCTATCTGGATCAGCCCACCTGATAGATCTTCGGCGCAGGCGCAGTATGGTCAAACTGCGCTCACCGCCTTTCAGTTGAGTGGCCCTTCACCCCACCTCAGGCGAGCTAACCCCGCCTGGAAACCCCAGCTGAGCCTGCAGGGACCGGATCAGGCGCTCGGCCTCTGAGGCGACGAACTGACGCTCGGCATCGCTGTGCAAGCCCGCCGTGAACAGCTCCTCCTGGTAGCCCAGGGCCATTTCCTTGCGCCCCACTTCAACGACCTGGGCCAGCTCCTCCGGGCGAAGTCTCAACGCTAACTCGAGGGCCGCCATCGAGGCCCGCTCCAGCACGGCGATGCGGGCCCGCAAGCGCAACAGCTCCATACGCTCGGCAGATATGTCTTGGTTCATTCGGTTTCTCTTTCGTGTGGCCGCGATCGCTCGGGACCAAAAAAGTCGGCGCATGAGCGCGTAACCTGGATCAATTCAAGGCGTGTGAGCCCGGTTAGATGGCGGCGCAACACTACAAACCAGTTAGTGCTCGAACTCAGCAGTGGGCTTAGGCATTATGCGGGCATCGCCGACCTGTTGAACCGCGCGTCGGCGGCCGAGAGACACATGCGCTCCCGCCTAGGAAGGAGAGCGCGCCATGCCGATGTATTTTTTCGATATCGCCAACGGTGAAACCCGGATCAGGGACGACCTCGGCTCTGAACTTACCGACGATCAGGCGGCCCGCAACGAAGCCTCGTTGACTTTGGCAGAGCTGGCCAAGGACTATATCCCGGGCGGCGCCCCGCAAAAGAACATCACCATGTGGGTAAGGAACGAGCAGGACAAAGCCGTGTTACAGCTCTCTCTAAGCTTCGCCATGCAAGCGCTCGACTGAGGATGCGCCAAACGCAAAGTGCGTTTGCCCGCCTATATTCCTTTTCAGGCAAGCCATAGGCAGCCGACGCGAACTCCTCCATGGCCTCACGGCGGCGTATCGTGACGTAGCCGCGTTCGGCACAAATGAAGCCATTGCCTTCGAGCACATGCAGCGCGGTAGTGACGCTGGGCCGGCGGACGGCCAGCGTCGTGGCCATGATGTCGTGAGTGAGCGCCATCTCGTAGCTGTCGGAACGGTCGTGGCACATCAACAGCCACCGAGCGAGCCGCTCATCAATTTGATGGACGGCGTTGGAGAGAGCCGTAAATGCGGTCTGCACACGCAACGCTTGAACGTAGCGTAGCAGCGGCAGCTGAATGGCCGGGCGCTCGGCAATCGCCGCCAGCAAGTCCTGCTGCTTTATTCTGTGCCCGGCACCCGGGTTCTGCATGAACACCTCGTGATTTTTGTGGTCAGAGCCGAGCACCGCTTCCAACGGGCTAAAGCCGTCCCGGCCAAAAAGCCCGATCTCGGCTTGATGCCCTTCTGATGACACGACCACCGAGCCGATCCCGGAAGACGGGAAATAAACGAAGTCTATGGCTTGGTCGGCCTGCGCAATGCCGAACCGCACGGGCAGATCGACAGGCTCCAGGTGCGGACTGAGCCGTGCAAAATCGTCGGCAGCTAAAAGCGCGAGGAGGTGATTGGACGTGTTGGATTGGTTGAGGCGGGACATAGCTCTCCTCCCATTCAGGGGCAAGAGCAATTGAGTCTCCCAGCCGTCCGCGCCCGGAAACCCGGCGAACGATGAGCCAGCAATAGCATGCTTTGCCACCTGGCCGAACTTGGTACGATGGCAGACGGAAGCGCATCACGCGCTGGGTTGGTTTCCGGATCGATAACATTTCGCCAAGAACAGGCATTCCGCTCTCGCTCACGATCTGAAGAAGGTGCGCATATCGGTATCGGCATAAAACCGGCCGATCCTCGGGCCCCAACCGAACTGTTTGAGAGTGTTAGCTACCTGCTGATCCGAGCAAAGAGGCTGGTCGACAATTATCTGACCTGAATGCTTCAGCATCAGGATTATGCCTAGCAGCCCGCCACAAGGATTTATCGCTGCATAAGTACTCAGCCGCAGGAGGAGGCCTCAAATCAAATTGGATCGATCGGCAAGGCCGGGACGTTCAGCCTTGAAGCACCATTGAGGTGCAAGGATTTCCTAAATGAATGGCCCGATTACCCGCATGAATATAGTGGACGCTCTGCAGGACGACGGGTTCAAGATTCATGAGGTGCCGAATGCAGAAGAGGCTCTGAAGGCCTTGGACGTGCAATTAGGTGTCGACTGCCTGCTGACGGATGTAGACCTGGGCGCGGGGTTGAACGGACTGCGCTTGGCTAGCGAGGTTCGCACCCGGTATCCGTCGGTTGAGATCGTCGTCGTGTCGGGGCAATTGCGGTCGATGCCGCCTGGCGTGCCCGACGGCCGATTCTTCATCAAGCCTTACGACCCTGCAGCGATCGCTAAAACGCTTCGTGAAATGGTTCTAGCTAGACGCAATCGCGCGCGTGGCAATTCGCGATGTTCCTAGCCATGTGACTAGGGACCTGCCGCGATGTCGGCGGTTACTCGGCCACCTGCGATAATCGAGAGAATGCCGTCCAGCATTGAGGGTTATGGGAGTCGAGGATCAGCACCGATCCGCCGTCTTGGAACCGGTGTGCAGGCGCAGGACATATACGGGATAGCCTAACGTCCGCGGGGTGTTTTCTTAATTCAGCAGGTCGCCTGCGGTAATCCAGTCACCTATAGTATAGGCAGGATGAAGGATGCTGCCCATGTACAACGACGCACTTTATGCGGGGAACTGGCGAGACATCCCCGTCGATGCGACGGAGATGTCTGTTTGGTCGGCATCAATGCTCCAAAGCAGCGGGTTCCTAACGATAGGCAAAGTAGCCGACGCTTCGGACGAGGCGCTCCTGTCGATCTCACCGCTTGTCCGGGTACACCTGGCTGAGATCAGGGAAGTAATCCGTGAGTGTCAGAGTGGAGGCTACATTCCGCCGCAATGGATGGTTGAATAGTTCAGGGCCGGGCACGGGAAACCAAACTGCTGTTTGCTTGCATTTCAATGGGGTAGAGCTGCAACTTCAAGAGTTCCGTTACCTCAAGCCGATTTGGTTGTTGAGCCCACCTATCCGCATCACGTCCAGGTATGACTTGGTCGCGGGGGCACTTACCCTACCAACCAACCAGGCGCATTGGTTTCCACATAAGGGGGCGTTTCTTGATGTATGGAAGCCCCCCACCTTAATGGCGCCGTGCTTCGAGCGCTTATTGGCGAGGGTGCGACCCAAGGCAGTACTCTGGTGTGCCTCGGGCCCGATCTTTCCCTTCCCTGCCATTTCGGAGAATTCCAATGATACTACCCAAGGGTACGACGATTGCTGTTGCAGACGGGGAGAAGCTGAACCTGTTCCGCAACTCGGGGGATGAGGCCGAACTGAAGCTCACCCGCTCCGAGCACTCGCAGGTGGACGACGATGCACAAGGGAGCGGCTCGCGCCAGAACAGCTCTGGCAATCCGGATCAAAGCCAAGCCAGCGAAGACGGCTTTTCGGCCGGCATCGTAGCGCTGCTCAACAAAGCCGTGCTCGGCGGCCAGATTGACGGCCTCGTTGTCATCGCAGCGCCGCGGGCACTGGGAGAGATGCGCAAGCACTACCACAAGGCGCTTAGTGCCAAGCTTCTTGGCGAGATCTCCAAAGATCTGACGGGCCACTCGATGGGCGACGTCGAAACTGCGATTCAAGCGGCATGAATATCCCCACACGCTTGAGGCCGGGCCTAGCAGCCCTGATCATTCTCGGTTGCGCGGCCAGCGCCATAGCTGCCCAGGAATATGACCCAGTCGAGGAGGGTCATGCGCTGGCAACGATGTACTGCATGGATTGTCATGCCACCGAGACCGCCGGCGAAAGCCCCTTTGCCACCGCCCCACGATTCCGGGACCTGCATCTGCGCTATGACGTTGAGCTTCTCAGCGAAGCGCTGGTGGAGGGCATCGTAACTGCGCACCCCGAGATGCCACAGTTCGAGTTCGATCCTGCTCAAGCAGCGGCAATTGTTGCGTACTTGAAGTCTTTGAAACCAGGAACACCGCCTGGCGCAATCAGGCGTTGAGGTTGGATACAGTCCAGAACGTGCGTGCGCAGGACGATGCCGTGACAGCCCGATCCCGCTCCCGCGCTGACTAGGCTAAGGTGTGCAATAATCCTCTGTTTTGATGATGGCTCAGCGCAGCACACCTTCAGTGTCCTCACAGAAGTATGTTCCGGTTGAAAGGACTGACACGCTGATCGGTTCGAGCGCGGTGTATGCCACCGTCTTGAATGCTGCGGCCGGGTCAATGTCGTCTGCTTCGTCATAGGCGGAATATGGCGAATACAAGCGGGAAAGCGGTAACCAGTGCGAACATTGCCAGGTCGTGTAACGGCAATAGCCTGATTGCTGCCGGACCGTGGCGCGAATAGCCTACGTCGTCACATCGTCCGGGCCGTATCCCACTCTGCGAATGTTGATACGACCAACTACTGAACGAACACGTCCATTGGCAGCTTTCAAGCGCCGCGCCTTCTGTAACGAACGTCCGGCAAGCCGTGTTCGGGGTTTTATCCATGTGTGGGGTGAGCGGCGTCCAATATGGCCCCCAAAGGATTGTTTGAGCAGACTGCCCGTCCCGGAGTGAGGATGGGTGGCATCTACATGGCCCCCGGAGCGCTCCACTCGTTTGGGGCCGGAACAACCAAGTTTGAGGACCAATCATGGCAACCAAAATGATCGACAAGGTAGCTTTGGCACTTTTCGCCAGTGACGGCTTGAAGCTCGCATCTGGAGAAATTACTCTTCAGCAATCTTGGGACATGTCACCCCAACTGCATGTGACTTATCGGGAGCGGGCCATCGTTTTTCTGAAGGTGATGGGCGAACAGATGCTGGAGCTGGCTGAAGCCGAGATCTCGGCACTGGACAAGCAAAGGAGGGCCGCGACCTAGTCGAGGGCACATGGCGAGTTTTTCGAAAACTCGCCTTCTCCACACCGCAGACGGTCCACGAGTTGGAATAGGTTCAGTCGTTCAGGCTCCGGCCGGTCAGTTCCTGATAGAGCCGCACGGTTGCGTCATCGGGACCTACCCCGAGTTCGTCGTGGAGCTGCTTGCTGCAGGCGTTGTAGAGCTGCTTGACGAGCGAGAATTGCCCTTTCGCAGCCGCGTCAGACATCAGGGACCGGTGGGCGCCTTCATGACAGGGGTCCAGCCGCAGCAACCTGGACGCGCAATAGCGGCGTTCCTGCGGGGTGAGTCCGGTCTCGTCCTGCAGGGCCTGTGACAACGCCTTGTTGAAGTCCCCGAACAACGCGGCGCGCTGGAGCGCCAGCCACTCCTCAAACCCGCTGCCGGCCGATCCGGGCGAAACCAGCAGTTCGGCATGATAGATCTCGCACATCCGCAAGCACCCTTTCGGGCTGGGACTGGCCGCGAGATCCAGAA is a genomic window containing:
- a CDS encoding cold-shock protein — translated: MINGTVKFFNATKGFGFISPEGGEKDAFVHISAVERSGLNGLYENDKVTYELETGRDGKISATNLTLV
- a CDS encoding Crp/Fnr family transcriptional regulator, producing MSRLNQSNTSNHLLALLAADDFARLSPHLEPVDLPVRFGIAQADQAIDFVYFPSSGIGSVVVSSEGHQAEIGLFGRDGFSPLEAVLGSDHKNHEVFMQNPGAGHRIKQQDLLAAIAERPAIQLPLLRYVQALRVQTAFTALSNAVHQIDERLARWLLMCHDRSDSYEMALTHDIMATTLAVRRPSVTTALHVLEGNGFICAERGYVTIRRREAMEEFASAAYGLPEKEYRRANALCVWRILSRALAWRSLERAVTRLCPARSLPTW
- a CDS encoding response regulator; protein product: MNGPITRMNIVDALQDDGFKIHEVPNAEEALKALDVQLGVDCLLTDVDLGAGLNGLRLASEVRTRYPSVEIVVVSGQLRSMPPGVPDGRFFIKPYDPAAIAKTLREMVLARRNRARGNSRCS
- a CDS encoding host attachment protein, encoding MILPKGTTIAVADGEKLNLFRNSGDEAELKLTRSEHSQVDDDAQGSGSRQNSSGNPDQSQASEDGFSAGIVALLNKAVLGGQIDGLVVIAAPRALGEMRKHYHKALSAKLLGEISKDLTGHSMGDVETAIQAA
- a CDS encoding cytochrome c, whose translation is MNIPTRLRPGLAALIILGCAASAIAAQEYDPVEEGHALATMYCMDCHATETAGESPFATAPRFRDLHLRYDVELLSEALVEGIVTAHPEMPQFEFDPAQAAAIVAYLKSLKPGTPPGAIRR
- a CDS encoding BTAD domain-containing putative transcriptional regulator, encoding MSALYDATAPVSIFVFGDYHVRSSGKLATPPLNLLRVLVYVLLEGRGNPVSRGRIRDLIWSDNGSERANADIRQNMGRIRKFQQDYDFELLSADTQTVWLNPGQNIYIDLAEFLDLAASPSPKGCLRMCEIYHAELLVSPGSAGSGFEEWLALQRAALFGDFNKALSQALQDETGLTPQERRYCASRLLRLDPCHEGAHRSLMSDAAAKGQFSLVKQLYNACSKQLHDELGVGPDDATVRLYQELTGRSLND